Proteins co-encoded in one Chrysemys picta bellii isolate R12L10 chromosome 13, ASM1138683v2, whole genome shotgun sequence genomic window:
- the LOC101946071 gene encoding olfactory receptor 6Y1-like codes for MDEGNQTNVSHFILLGFPTSAELQLLLFSVFLVAYLLTLMENIIIILVIRANHQLHKPMYFFLGNLSFLEIWYVTVIVPKMLADFMTQDKRISFQGCMAQLYFFVTFVCTEYILLAAMAYDRYLAICNPLRYPSIMSNRFCAQLAASCWVCGLITAAIKLSFIAQLRFCSIDTINHYFCDISPLLNVSCTDSSQAELVDFILALMVIMVPLCIVVTSYICILFTVLKIPSSQGKQKAFSTCSSHLAVVVLFYSTTLFTYARPKAMYAYNSNKLVSVLYTVVVPLLNPLIYCLRNKEVKDALRKAKLGTRSTGERS; via the coding sequence ATGGATGAAGGAAACCAAACCAATGTCAGCCACTTCATCCTACTAGGATTCCCCACTTCTGctgagctgcagctgctcctctTCTCCGTCTTCCTCGTGGCATATTTGTTAACGCTGATggaaaacatcatcatcatccttgTCATCCGGGCCAACCACCAGCTGCACAagcccatgtatttcttcctgggcAACCTGTCATTCCTGGAGATCTGGTACGTGACAGTCATTGTGCCCAAGATGCTGGCAGATTTCATGACCCAGGATAAGCGCATTTCCTTCCAAGGATGCATGGCACAGCTGTATTTCTTCGTGACCTTTGTGTGCACTGAGTACATCCTCTTGGCTGCCATGGCCTATGACCGTTACTTAGCCATATGCAACCCTTTGCGGTACCCATCCATCATGAGCAATAGGTTCTGCGCCCAGCTGGCTGCAAGCTGCTGGGTTTGTGGCTTGATCACCGCTGCAATCAAGCTGAGCTTCATCGCCCAGCTCAGGTTCTGCAGCATTGACACTATCAACCACTACTTCTGCGACATCTCACCTCTATTGAATGTCTCCTGCACTGACTCATCCCAGGCCGAGCTGGTGGACTTCATCCTGGCCCTGATGGTCATCATGGTGCCTCTGTGCATCGTGGTCACCTCGTACATCTGCATCCTGTTCACTGTGCTCAAGATCCCCTCATCCCAGGGCAAGCAAAAGGCCTTctctacctgcagctcccacttggCCGTGGTAGTCTTGTTCTACTCCACCACCCTGTTCACCTACGCCCGGCCCAAGGCCATGTACGCTTACAACTCCAACAAGCTGGTGTCAGTGCTCTATACTGTGGTGGTGCCGCTcctgaaccccctcatctactGCCTCAGGAACAAGGAGGTCAAGGATGCCCTGAGAAAGGCAAAGCTTGGAACAAGGAGCACTGGGGAACGTAGTTAA